AAACAAGACAGCAGGATCACTTCGGGTGTCGAAAATTTATTCTCAAATGCAACGATGCAACTCGCAATTGACCACAAGGCTGCCTTCGTAGACATTATTGGTGAACATGTAACCTCGGAGCGCGGAGTGCCTTCTACTGTGCCGGAGACTTGGAAAATCAATAAAGATGAAAAACGTAATCTTTGTGACTGGCTCTGTGAACATGGAAACGCGGAGGATTTCGAGCGGTTCAGTGAGGTATTCGAAATCTTGGAAGACGTTTTGGGCTTTGATGAAGCTGTCAGCGCAGAGTGACTTTCACTGAGGTGATCGTTAGCTACTCTCCAAGGATTGCTGAAGCCATCAAAGTGCTTTGAATGCAAACAGCGCGTCCATCGCTTGTTGCTGATTTTTCAATCGGTAGCGCTGAGCAGAGCACGTTCTGTGAGTTCAGCCCAGCATGTATGTCGCAGTTGCGGCGAATGTCCGGAAAACGAACTGCTACCGCAGTATCCCGACGAGGCGCAGGGCGGCGGCAATGGGCCGGAATTGCTGTGTTCGGGCTGCCTTGCTCTCAGCGGCGTCATAGAAGAGATTTAAAGCATGGCATTATCGCAAGTTCAGATTATTCAATCCCTAGCTGAAGCACTTTCTTGGTTTGAGAAAGAACTGAACTGGGGCGTACAGCAAGCCGAGTTGCGCCACTTATCTGGTCGGATCGGGGAGCTTTATGCAGCGATGATCACACGTGGACAAATGGCGTTGGCCGTCAATCAGCACGGGTATGATGTTGTGAGCGCCGATGGGGAGCGTATTTCTGTCAAAACGATCACGACATCATCTCAAGTTTCATTCAATTTGGACACATTCGATCAGGTGGACCGAGTAATTGTTCTTCGCTTGGTCGTCGAAGAAAATGAGGTTTCGATCGAAGAACTGCTCGATTGCACGAGTGCTGCAGCGCGCAGTGAAATGCGCGCTGCAGCGTCTAAATTGGTTTATACGCCTCAAAAGCTGTCCCGAGCGCGCGAACTTTCTGATTTACGCGTTACCGCGCAGGCGGTGTCTAGTGACATTCTCATCAAGCAACTCGAGAACGGCACTATTTTGGTTGAGCGCAACGGACAGCGAGAAACCCCTGCCATACCCGCACTTCGTGAAGTAGCCGTGGCAATCGGAGTCGACATTCTCAACTCCAATGGAAATCCGAAAAATACTCGATCGCTCGGTGCGGATATCTTGACCGTTTTATGCTCTCAATCCGTTTGATAAGAAATATAGATTACATACAGCTGTTAGAGGAGAGGGGTTCTGCGCATTGAGCTTGAACGACCGCTAAGATCGATGTCTATCAAGAATAACCAAACCCCGCCACTGTGCCTGATCCCGGCAGCTAATGTGCCGCATGACTGGCTCGAGCACAGCGGCCAATCATATTCGCAGTAGTTCGATTCCGGATAGTTTGATGCTAGTTGCGCTCAAGCTGTTTGACGATTTCATCCACGACAGCATAACTGGCCCGAGAGAGATGAGGACAAGTTATTAGCTTTCCACCGGTCCAGCCTTGAAGGTGCTTTGCAGCGGGAACACCATGCGCAATGATGACGCGCGGTTCGAATGTCGTCAAAAGGAGATCGAAGGCGTCTGTCGTGCTTGCCGGCATATTAGCCATTTCAGTCGATGGTGTCGCATGAATATTGGTTTCTAACACGCCCGACACCTTTGACGTGAGTCTATCAATACGTCGTCTCGTTGCCGATGGACCCTTACCGCGCGCCGCTCTTTCGGCATCGTAGTCTCGACGCCATAAGCCAAGGTCGAACCCCTTGTCAGACGTCCAGAACCGCCACCAGTTGCCACCAGTAGTCGCCGCGTTGTAACCAACGACCCATATCGAGCAGGTTGACGGATCACCATCGCAGACAAATGGTCTTTGTGATGAGGGTCGACCAATTGTTTCTGCAAGTTTCATTTCGAATTCGGTCATGAGATCATAGTTGCAGGTGATAGCAGGGTGCGCAACGTACTCGTTGCAGCGAATGTCCTCTTCGACGGGCCGCAGTGCAATATGGCCGAAGCTCTACGAAAGTCGGCTGAGGGCCGAACATTTTTCGGCCGCAAGTCGCCGAAACATTCAAATTTCATTGTTTAGAGCTTCAGAAATTCGACCAGGATTAACGTTAAATTCTTGCGCCAAGTCCCGTTGGTGTAGGCTTGGATGTTTTCTAGCATAACGACGAATTTTTTCGGCGAGCTTTGGGGTCAGCTTTACACTTCTGTTTGAAGCTCGCCTGACGGGGGATCGCCTATACATTTCATCCGCAAGGGCATGAAGCTCCTCAAGGCCATGCTCCTCAGCTAGCTCCCTAAGCCTTACGCGGATTTCTGGTATTGATCGCTTGTTTCTCTTCATCTGGCTGGAGACCTCCCTGCACTCCCAAAGCGCGCCATCACGAGAGAGTTTCAAACGTTAGGCAATTCGCGTCCAATGTTTTCCCGCTCAAATCTTCCGGCGTTTGGGCTCGATGAAGTTTGCGGCAGTCGCGATGGAGGTCTGCTTTGGGTTGTTGGGGAGATATGCAGTACCGCGCGCTGACCGGCAGCTAAGGGCCGGTAAATGCCATCACATGAGAAGCTGTTGGATGCGTGGGTGGTGACGTGTGGAATGATGCGCGGTCGCCCATTCTTCGGGCTCGATGGGCTTGCGCTCTTTTTTGGCGTCAGAAATTGCATCGGCGACGGCAGCGCCTGCATCGGCGATGTCAGTCACCGTTTCAATCGCAGCCCGCCGGAGCTGCTTATGGTACCCGACGGCGGTACAGATTACGATACCTGCCGCGAAATGGTGTTCAGGCGGGATGTTGAGTTTGTCGACAAGCCATCGCGAGCCGTAAGCTCCAATCAGGTTCTCGAACAAGGGTGCAAAGCTGAACATCGACTTCCTTCTCGACTTTAGGGAACTTAAGAAGATAGGGGCCTTCAGGTAGCAGTGTTCTAAAAAAAATCAGAGTCGTCGAGTCTTGAAAACGACGAGCCACCCCACCATTTGCTGCCGCACTTGCCTGGCCGACGATGCGCCTATTGTTCCAAGCTGGGCGGCATGCACGAGTGGCAGGCAGGTTTGTATTTGGCATAGTGGTTACTCCCATCCACCACGCCCACCGCGTCCTCGGCAGCTTGCCGACACCCGATCTACCACACTCGCCGCGCTTGAAGGCGATCAAGTCGAACAAAGCCTACTGCGCCGCCGCATGGCGGCTTTGAGCCCATCTTGCGCCTTGATCTCACCCCTGCCAGTAGGTCAACTGAGGGCATGATCATGCCCGAGAAAGCCTGTCCAATTGTGGTTCGTTTGAATTGCGGTCAGCCAGAGGTGTTGGCTTTTGCTCACCCTTCTGCTGGCAAGCAATTCGTCAAGGGCACCATTGAATCCGACGAGGACCCGGATGAAGCCGCGATCAGAGAAACTTGGGAAGAAAGCGGCATTCGCATTGTTAAACCCTTGTTTTATATTGGAGCCCACCAAATCGGGACAACCCGTCAGTGTTGGCATTTCTTCCAGCATCTCTCGTCTGGACTTCCGGAGACTTGGTATCACCACACGGTCAATGATTTCGGCCATACCTTCGCGTTTTTCTGGCATCCGCTGAGAGAACCACTGGATCAAAGTTGGCATTCGATCTTTCATGAAGCCTTTGCGTTTTTTGCGCCGCGTTGCTCACTCGATTGACCGCTTCGTCCCGCACTGCCGACCTTGGCGTGTCAGACCTTTCTGCACGATGCCACGGATGGCCGGTTTGGGGAAGCTGCGATGCAGCCGAGCCAGCCTAGTGAATGACCGTTAATGGGATGTACCGGCTGCTTCACCCAGCAGGTTAGGCTGAGCCTATGTCTGTAAGTTGGAGAAGTAGCATGGATAAGAAGACGTTCGATCAGCTGATGTCCATCGGAGTCGACATTGGCAAGGACACGTTCCACCTCGTCGGGTTTGACCGAGATGGTCAGTTGGTGTTGCGTAAGCAGATCAAGCGATTGGCACTCGTCACGACATTCGAGAAGCTGCCGCGATGCATCGTCGGCATGGAGGCTTGCCTGAGTGCTCATTTCGTCAGTCGGACCCTACGCCAGCTTGGTTTCGAGCCGCGCATCATCCCCGCGATTTATGTGAAGCCTTTCGTCAAGGGGCAGAAGAACGACTACAATGATGCCGAGGCCATCGCGGAAGCGGCGCTGCGCCCGAACTTACCAATCGTGCCGGAGAAGAGCCAGGACCAGCTCGACCTGCAGGCCCTTCACCGGGTGCGCTCGCGTCTGGTGTCGCGCCGGACCGCGACTATCAACCAGATCCGCGCCTTCCTGATCGAGCAAGGCATCACGGTGCGCAAAGGGCTTCGGGCTTTGAAGAACTCCTTCGAGGCCATCCTCGAGGAACGCAAAGACGAGATATCGCCGCGCATGCGGGCCATCCTGATCGGTCTATACGGCGACTGGCTCTGGCTGGATGACCGGATCGACGCGGTCTCAAAAGAGATCGAGCAGATCAGCCGCACCGAGGAGAACTGCGTCAACGTCATGACCATTCCTGGTATCGGACCGATGATTTCGACGGCGATGGTTGCCGCGATTGGCACGGGAGAGGCATTCGGGCGCGGACGGGATTTTGCGGCATGGGTCGGCTTGGTTCCCAGACAATACAGCACGGGTGGCCGAACGGTGCTCGGCCGCATTTCCAAACGTGGCAGTCGATACCTGAGGATGCTCTTCGTTCAGGCCGCCAAGGTCATTCTGATGCGTGCCAATCGATGGCCTGACTTCAGCTTTGGCGATTGGTTGATCCGCGCATCGGAGAGGATGAACAGAAACAAGCTGGCCGTGGCGCTGGCCAACAAACTGGCGCGCATGGCCTGGAGTATCCTCAGACACAGAACCGCGTTTGACGCACCGAGAGACGAGGTCACTGCCGGTATTTAGCCGGGGCGACCCAAAGGAGTTCGCGACAGATCGAAAGCATGGAACGGAACAATTACGCCCCCAGAATCTGACGGCC
The sequence above is drawn from the Thioclava sp. GXIMD4216 genome and encodes:
- a CDS encoding NUDIX domain-containing protein, which produces MPEKACPIVVRLNCGQPEVLAFAHPSAGKQFVKGTIESDEDPDEAAIRETWEESGIRIVKPLFYIGAHQIGTTRQCWHFFQHLSSGLPETWYHHTVNDFGHTFAFFWHPLREPLDQSWHSIFHEAFAFFAPRCSLD
- a CDS encoding IS110 family transposase; the protein is MDKKTFDQLMSIGVDIGKDTFHLVGFDRDGQLVLRKQIKRLALVTTFEKLPRCIVGMEACLSAHFVSRTLRQLGFEPRIIPAIYVKPFVKGQKNDYNDAEAIAEAALRPNLPIVPEKSQDQLDLQALHRVRSRLVSRRTATINQIRAFLIEQGITVRKGLRALKNSFEAILEERKDEISPRMRAILIGLYGDWLWLDDRIDAVSKEIEQISRTEENCVNVMTIPGIGPMISTAMVAAIGTGEAFGRGRDFAAWVGLVPRQYSTGGRTVLGRISKRGSRYLRMLFVQAAKVILMRANRWPDFSFGDWLIRASERMNRNKLAVALANKLARMAWSILRHRTAFDAPRDEVTAGI